A single region of the Brassica rapa cultivar Chiifu-401-42 chromosome A03, CAAS_Brap_v3.01, whole genome shotgun sequence genome encodes:
- the LOC103856029 gene encoding protein ZINC INDUCED FACILITATOR 1 translates to MADEYKEALLEKQTTYHEGCPGCKVEKMKQLRTGYPYLELSFVWIVVLSTSLPISSLYPFLYYMIEDFGVAKTEKDIGFYAGFIACSFMFGRALTSIFWGIVADRYGRKPIILLGTISIAVFNALFGLSLNFWMAIGTRFLLGSFNCLLGTMKAYASEIFRDEYQATAMSAVSTAWGIGLIIGPALGGFLAQPADKYPNVFSKESIFGRFPYALPCFTISAFALVVTLLCCFIPETLHNHKQDHTLDDDSYEIIEAAAHDSTGKTEKHEKASQGPLLKNWPLMSSIIVYCVLCLHDTAYSEIFALWANSPRKYGGLNYSTNDVGTVLAISGLGLFCFQVFVYPLAEGLLGPVLVTRFAGALMIPIQMSYPFIANLSGLSQSLMLNCASILINVLSVSAITGLLILQNKAVDQRQRGAANGIAMTAMSLFKTVGPAGAGILFSLSERRLNASFLPGSHMVFFVLNVIVVVGVALTFKPFLKTARS, encoded by the exons ATGGCGGATGAATACAAGGAGGCGTTGTTAGAGAAGCAGACGACGTACCACGAGGGATGTCCTGGATGCAAGGTCGAGAAGATGAAGCAGCTCCGGACAGGATATCCTTATTTGGAGCTTTCCTTCGTTTGGATTGTCGTCCTCTCCACTT CTCTGCCCATCTCCTCATTGTATCCCTTCCTCTATTACATG ATTGAGGATTTTGGTGTTGCAAAGACAGAGAAAGATATTGGGTTCTATGCTGGATTTATAG CGTGCTCATTCATGTTTGGCAGAGCATTAACGTCAATTTTCTGGGGGATTGTAGCTGATCGTTATGGAAGAAAACCTATCATACTCTTGGGAACTATCTCCAT TGCCGTTTTCAATGCTCTCTTTGGCTTGAGCTTAAACTTCTGGATGGCAATTGGCACGAGGTTTCTTCTAGGTAGTTTCAACTGTTTGCTTGGAACAATGAAG GCATATGCATCAGAGATATTTCGTGATGAATATCAAGCAACAGCAATGTCAGCT GTTAGTACTGCTTGGGGCATTGGCCTGATCATTGGCCCTGCTCTAGGAGGCTTTTTAGCACAG CCGGCAGACAAATATCCAAATGTGTTCTCTAAAGAATCCATTTTTGGGAG GTTCCCGTATGCGTTGCCTTGCTTTACCATATCAGCTTTTGCATTGGTTGTGACATTACTATGTTGCTTCATTCCG GAAACACTGCACAATCATAAACAAGACCACACCTTAGATGATGACTCGTATGAAATAATTGAAGCTGCAGCTCATGACTCTACCGGGAAGACAGAAAAACACGAAAAGGCTTCTCAAGGGCCTCTGTTGAAGAATTGGCCTCTAATGTCATCTATCATTGTCTATTGTGTGTTGTGTCTACATGATACTGCATACTCTGAG ATATTTGCTTTATGGGCTAATAGTCCAAGGAAATATGGAGGTCTTAACTACTCAACCAATGATGTCGGTACAGTTCTTGCAATCTCAG GTCTCGGCCTATTCTGCTTTCAAGTCTTTGTTTATCCTTTGGCGGAGGGACTGCTAGGACCTGTGCTGGTCACCCGTTTTGCTGGG gcATTGATGATACCAATACAAATGAGTTATCCATTTATAGCTAACTTATCAGGTCTCAGTCAAAGCTTAATGTTGAACTGTGCATCAATCCTCATCAATGTACTAAGT GTGTCTGCCATAACTGGTTTGTTGATCCTACAAAACAAAGCTGTg GATCAGAGGCAAAGAGGGGCGGCTAATGGAATTGCTATGACTGCGATGTCTCTCTTTAAGACCGTTGGACCAGCTGGAGCTGGCATCTT ATTTTCGTTGAGCGAGAGGAGACTGAATGCCTCATTTCTACCAG GATCACATATGGTATTCTTCGTCCTGAATGTGATAGTCGTGGTCGGTGTAGCTCTCACGTTCAAGCCATTTCTTAAAACAGCTAGAAGTTGA
- the LOC103856030 gene encoding protein ZINC INDUCED FACILITATOR-LIKE 1, protein MAEEYTECLLENNMYHEHCPGCKVDQMKKSRRGFPFSELLSVWIIVLCTALPISSLFPFLYFMISDFDIAKKEEDIGFYAGFVGCSFMLGRTLTSVIWGIMADRYGRKPVILIGTASVVIFNTLFGLSVNFWMAIITRFCLGSFNGLLGPIKAYAIEIFRDEYQGLALSAVSTAWGIGLIIGPAMGGFLAQPAKQYPSLFSEESVFGKFPYFLPCLVISCFALLVTIVSLRIPETLHNHKIADDASSHDESMKFLSHDPESHKVTERNEKNSLLKNWPLISSIIVYCILSLHDMAYTEVFSLWANSPRKYGGLGYTSADVGSVLAFSGFGLLVFQLSLYSYAERLLGPIVVTRISGSLGLVLLSSYPLIAKLSGLALTLTLNCASVAKNVLSVSAITGLFILQNNAVGQDQRGAANGLAMTGMSLFKAIGPAAAGIIYSWSEKRQNATFLPGTQMVFFILNTVLALGVVLTFKPFLAETKQ, encoded by the exons atggCCGAAGAGTATACAGAATGTTTGCTGGAGAATAATATGTACCATGAGCATTGCCCTGGCTGCAAGGTTGATCAGATGAAGAAGTCTCGCAGAGGATTCCCTTTCTCCGAGCTTTTGTCCGTTTGGATCATCGTCCTCTGCACCG CTCTGCCCATCTCTTCTCTTTTCCCATTCCTTTACTTTATG ATTAGTGATTTTGACATAGCAAAGAAGGAAGAGGACATTGGGTTTTATGCTGGATTTGTTG GTTGCTCTTTCATGCTTGGACGAACGTTAACATCTGTCATCTGGGGAATCATGGCTGATCGTTATGGTAGAAAACCAGTAATTCTCATAGGAACTGCGTCAGT GGTCATTTTCAATACTCTCTTTGGTCTAAGTGTAAATTTCTGGATGGCCATCATCACCAGATTCTGCCTCGGTAGTTTCAACGGCTTACTTGGTCCTATAAAG GCATACGCAATAGAAATATTCCGTGATGAATATCAAGGTTTAGCACTCTCAGCTGTAAGCACAGCATGGGGCATTGGACTCATCATTGGCCCTGCTATGGGAGGTTTTCTTGCTCAG CCTGCCAAGCAATATCCAAGTTTATTCTCAGAGGAATCAGTTTTTGGGAA GTTTCCCTACTTCTTGCCCTGCTTAGTAATATCTTGTTTTGCACTTTTGGTGACCATTGTCTCACTGAGGATTCCG GAAACATTGCACAATCACAAGATAGCTGATGATGCATCATCACATGATGAGTCTATGAAATTTTTGTCCCATGACCCTGAGTCTCATAAAGTGACAGagagaaatgaaaaaaactCTCTCCTGAAGAACTGGCCATTGATTTCATCTATTATTGTATACTGCATCTTATCACTCCATGATATGGCTTACACAGAG GTCTTTTCATTGTGGGCAAACAGCCCCAGGAAATATGGAGGCTTGGGATACACCTCTGCAGATGTTGGTTCCGTTCTTGCATTTTCTG GGTTTGGTCTTCTTGTCTTTCAGCTTTCACTCTACTCTTATGCGGAGAGGCTTTTAGGACCAATCGTTGTTACTCGTATATCTGGG AGTCTGGGTTTAGTTCTCTTATCAAGTTACCCTCTAATAGCAAAGTTATCTGGTTTAGCCCTTACCCTGACGCTAAACTGTGCATCCGTAGCAAAGAATGTTTTAAGC GTTTCTGCTATAACTGGCTTATTCATACTTCAAAACAATGCCGTA ggaCAAGACCAAAGAGGAGCAGCCAATGGGCTTGCCATGACAGGGATGTCTCTTTTTAAAGCAATAGGTCCAGCCGCAGCAGGAATCAT ATATTCTTGGAGTGAGAAACGTCAGAATGCTACTTTTCTTCCTG GCACACAAATGGTATTCTTTATTCTGAATACGGTCTTGGCACTGGGAGTTGTATTGACGTTCAAACCATTTCTAGCTGAAACAAAGCAGTAG
- the LOC103856031 gene encoding agamous-like MADS-box protein AGL15 isoform X2, producing the protein MGRGKIEIKRIENANSRQVTFSKRRAGLLKKAHELSVLCDAEVAVIVFSKSGKLFEFSSTSMKKTLLRYGNYQISSDVPGINCKTENQEECTEVDLLKDEISMLQEKHLHMQGKRLNLLSLKELQHLEKQLNFSLISVRERKELLLTKQLEESRLKEQRAELENETLRRQVQELRSFLPSINQHYAPSYIRCFAIDPKNSLLSNTCLGDINCSLQNTNSDTTLQLGLPGEAHDTRKNEGDRESPSSDSVTTSTTRATAQRISLV; encoded by the exons ATGGGTCGTGGAAAAATTGAGATAAAGAGGATTGAGAATGCGAATAGCAGGCAAGTTACCTTCTCCAAGAGGCGTGCTGGTTTGCTCAAGAAAGCTCATGAGCTCTCTGTTCTTTGTGACGCTGAGGTTGCCGTCATTGTCTTCTCCAAGTCTGGCAAGCTCTTCGAGTTCTCAAGTACTAG CATGAAGAAAACACTTTTGAGATACGGAAATTATCAGATCTCTTCAGATGTTCCTGGGATTAACTGTAAAACAGAG AACCAGGAGGAGTGTACAGAGGTGGACCTTTTAAAGGATGAGATCTCAATGCTTCAAGAGAAACATTT aCACATGCAGGGTAAGCGCTTGAATCTTCTGAGCTTGAAAGAGCTGCAACACCTTGAGAAGCAACTAAATTTCTCATTGATATCTGTGAGAGAGCGAAAG GAACTATTGTTGACTAAACAACTTGAAGAGTCACGGCTTAAG GAACAGAGAGCAGAGCTGGAAAACGAGACCTTACGTAGACAG GTTCAAGAACTAAGGAGTTTTCTCCCGTCGATCAACCAACACTATGCTCCATCCTACATCAGATGCTTCGCTATAGATCCTAAGAACTCACTCTTAAGCAACACTTGCTTGGGCGACATTAACTGCAGCCTCCAGAACACCAACTCAGACACAACTTTGCAACTAGG GTTGCCGGGAGAAGCACATGATACAAGGAAGAACGAAGGAGACAGAGAGAGCCCATCAAGTGATTCTGTGACAACGAGCACAACCAGAGCAACTGCACAAAGGATCAGTCTAGTTTAG
- the LOC103856031 gene encoding agamous-like MADS-box protein AGL15 isoform X1, protein MGRGKIEIKRIENANSRQVTFSKRRAGLLKKAHELSVLCDAEVAVIVFSKSGKLFEFSSTRCMKKTLLRYGNYQISSDVPGINCKTENQEECTEVDLLKDEISMLQEKHLHMQGKRLNLLSLKELQHLEKQLNFSLISVRERKELLLTKQLEESRLKEQRAELENETLRRQVQELRSFLPSINQHYAPSYIRCFAIDPKNSLLSNTCLGDINCSLQNTNSDTTLQLGLPGEAHDTRKNEGDRESPSSDSVTTSTTRATAQRISLV, encoded by the exons ATGGGTCGTGGAAAAATTGAGATAAAGAGGATTGAGAATGCGAATAGCAGGCAAGTTACCTTCTCCAAGAGGCGTGCTGGTTTGCTCAAGAAAGCTCATGAGCTCTCTGTTCTTTGTGACGCTGAGGTTGCCGTCATTGTCTTCTCCAAGTCTGGCAAGCTCTTCGAGTTCTCAAGTACTAGGTG CATGAAGAAAACACTTTTGAGATACGGAAATTATCAGATCTCTTCAGATGTTCCTGGGATTAACTGTAAAACAGAG AACCAGGAGGAGTGTACAGAGGTGGACCTTTTAAAGGATGAGATCTCAATGCTTCAAGAGAAACATTT aCACATGCAGGGTAAGCGCTTGAATCTTCTGAGCTTGAAAGAGCTGCAACACCTTGAGAAGCAACTAAATTTCTCATTGATATCTGTGAGAGAGCGAAAG GAACTATTGTTGACTAAACAACTTGAAGAGTCACGGCTTAAG GAACAGAGAGCAGAGCTGGAAAACGAGACCTTACGTAGACAG GTTCAAGAACTAAGGAGTTTTCTCCCGTCGATCAACCAACACTATGCTCCATCCTACATCAGATGCTTCGCTATAGATCCTAAGAACTCACTCTTAAGCAACACTTGCTTGGGCGACATTAACTGCAGCCTCCAGAACACCAACTCAGACACAACTTTGCAACTAGG GTTGCCGGGAGAAGCACATGATACAAGGAAGAACGAAGGAGACAGAGAGAGCCCATCAAGTGATTCTGTGACAACGAGCACAACCAGAGCAACTGCACAAAGGATCAGTCTAGTTTAG
- the LOC103856032 gene encoding pheophytinase, chloroplastic encodes MEIISQNLLPQCSLVTWSSNRLVPNRSNILLPGGGIKKSRFVIRNGTSDGYVVGENEDLGSLARRGDSKSKLLIPGLPDQSNGEAARITTSHCEWKPNLTVHYEKSGCGNVEAPALLFLPGFGVGSFHYEKQLTDLGRDYRVWAVDFVGQGLSLPTQDPTTTTSTSTLSEETSGLEDSEPFWGFGDEAQPWADQLVYSLDLWREQVQYIVEEVIGEPVYIAGNSLGGYVALYFAATHPHLVKGVTLLNATPFWGFFPNPVRSPRLARLFPWSGTFPLPARVKKLTELVWQKISDPESIAEILKQVYKDHSTDVDKVFSRIVEITQHPAAAASFASIMFAPGGELSFSEALSRCKENNVQICLMYGREDPWVGPIWGKKIKKELPNAPYYEISPAGHCPHDEVPEVVNYLMRGWIKHLESGGFEALPLLEDGEEDWEQSSIAREMEFPRGEGWKKSVKLWLYGSKYSFWGGVGEAFRASLVRVLRGRSV; translated from the exons atggAGATAATCTCACAGAACCTCCTGCCTCAGTGTTCTCTTGTGACTTGGAGTAGTAACAGATTGGTCCCAAATAGATCGAACATCTTGTTACCTGGTGGTGGGATCAAGAAATCAAGATTTGTGATTCGAAACGGAACTTCAGATGGTTACGTGGTCGGTGAGAATGAGGACTTGGGGAGTTTAGCCAGACGAGGAGACTCAAAATCAAAGCTTTTGATTCCTGGTTTGCCTGACCAATCAAACGGTGAAGCTGCTCGAATCACTACTTCTCACTGCGAGTGGAAGCCTAACCTCACGGTACACTACGAGAAATCTGGATGTGGCAACGTGGAGGCTCCCGCGTTGTTGTTTCTTCCTGGGTTTGGTGTTGGTTCGTTTCACTACGAGAAGCAGCTTACTGATTTGGGAAGGGATTATCGAGTGTGGGCGGTTGATTTTGTTGGACAGGGTTTGTCTCTCCCCACTCAAGATCCCACTACCACTACTAGTACTAGTACCTTATCTGAAGAAACAAGTGGCTTGGAAGATAGTGAACCGTTTTGGGGGTTTGGTGATGAAGCTCAACCATGGGCTGATCAACTCGTATACTCTCTTGATCTCTGGAGGGAACAAGTTCAATATATTGTAGAAGAG GTTATCGGTGAGCCAGTGTACATAGCAGGGAACTCGCTTGGGGGATATGTAGCTCTCTACTTTGCAGCAACCCATCCTCATCTGGTGAAAGGTGTTACGTTGCTTAACGCGACACCTTTCTGGGGTTTCTTCCCTAATCCAGTAAGATCCCCGCGGCTAGCACGTCTCTTTCCATGGTCTGGAACATTCCCTTTGCCGGCAAGAGTTAAAAAACTCACAGAGTTGGT GTGGCAAAAGATAAGTGATCCTGAAAGCATAGCTGAGATACTCAAACAGGTCTACAAAGACCATTCCACCGATGTGGATAAAGTATTCTCACGTATTGTGGAGATCACGCAGCACCCGGCTGCTGCAGCGTCGTTTGCGTCGATCATGTTTGCTCCTGGTGGAGAACTATCTTTCTCCGAAGCTTTATCTAG GTGTAAGGAGAACAATGTTCAGATATGTCTAATGTATGGAAGAGAAGATCCATGGGTGGGACCAATATGGGGAAAGAAGATAAAGAAGGAATTGCCCAACGCTCCTTACTACGAGATCAGCCCAGCGGGTCACTGCCCGCACGATGAAGTCCCTGAG GTGGTGAACTATCTGATGCGCGGGTGGATCAAGCACCTGGAGTCTGGTGGTTTTGAAGCGCTGCCGCTATTGGAAGACGGTGAAGAAGATTGGGAGCAGTCCAGCATTGCTAGGGAGATGGAGTTTCCGAGAGGAGAAGGTTGGAAGAAGTCAGTGAAGCTTTGGTTGTACGGGTCAAAGTATTCGTTCTGGGGTGGAGTTGGAGAAGCCTTCAGAGCCAGTTTAGTAAGGGTTCTTCGAGGGAGGTCTGTATAG